The genomic stretch AGCTTTCCCTATGACTGTATCCTAGATTACTGTGTGGGCCATTCCCCGCACCAGGGTAAGAGGTACACAGGAAATGGAGATTGCTCTGCCAGGAGCCCGAGGGCCACCAGCCAGGGGGTGGGCCTGACACTTAGACCAAAATAGACCTAAGTACAATGCACTCGGGAGCTAAAAGCACAGGGTTTGGGGGGAATCTGCGCTGGCCCCTCCCTTCCACACATAGCTGCGAATTAACTGCGGATGAAAGTCCTTTGATCTTTGGAGACCTGCGGCACCAGGGTGCCCAAGGTTAGTGATCAACAGAGCTTTTGTTTGAACTTGTCTGGCATCTCCCATTTATCAGCCATGTTCTAAGCTCACGGTGTTGCTAACTGGAGTCAAATTTGGCACTCTCGGTTCCATGATCCTGCAGGTGAGGACGCCACGCTGGACAACCTGGCGGCCTACGAGACATTCACAGGTGTCCTGGAGTTGCGTGTAACACCGCCCGCCACGTGTGCTGGCTGGAACCGATGGCAGGTGGGCGCACGGGACCGCAGCAGGGACAGGCAGGCAGTTGAAGACCCTTTCCTGCTTGGCAGTGCGGCCAGAGCTCCGTTTCCCCCTGCGTTCATCCTCCTGCacgctccagctccagcctcgCCTTCCcgactccttccttccttgcctCCCTGCAGCGGCCTGAGAGGCACCGCTGTCTCCCCATCCCCACATCCGCGGTGAACCCGGAGGGTGAAGACTCGCCTCACTCTGGGCTCCCGGCGTTTCGGGCTAGATGAATGGGCAGGGGACCCAATTAATAGAGCAAACCTGGGCTGTCGGCCCGCGGCTGGTAGGACAGGCCAGTACAGGTGACAGCCACGGGGGCAGACTGAGAATCCCGTCTTGCTCTGGGGACTAGCTCCAGTCACTCTGGAGATGGCTGGGGGAAGCAGAGCGGAGGAAGGAGTCCGATGCTGTAACGATGTGTGCTGAAACCACAGGCCCAGAGCGACTGCCTGCAGATCCCCACCTGGTAACGCACGCTAACCACGTACCCAGTCCACAGAAGAGCTAAAGAACTATCTACCCAGCAGGAAAGGCGGGGGAGGTGGAGAAAGGAAGTCGGGCTCCGTGCACCGGAGGAGTTCAGAATACGAGGGCCTCTatgggcagggctgcagggacaCCGGCCCCTGGAGTGAGACGGCTGCCAGAGGGCAGGGCTTGAAAGACTGGGCGGGGGGTGGCGAGGCAGCGGCTCAGGAAGGAGGCCGGGCTCCCATCTGGAGAGCCCAGGGGCCGGGGCCGCTGAACAGATGGCGGGAAAGTTGCAGCTGGTGGAGACGCACTTTCATGTGTAAAGTTTGGTCCTTGGAGGCTTGCGATTTCCAGCTCTGAAGGCAGCAGTGGGCAGGTGGCTTGGCTCCAGGCTCCGCCTCCCCGCCCCACTGCCACCCCAACACAGTAGCGGCTCTGCCAGGACTCAGCCGCCGTGCCTTCCACCGCATCCCTTTCAACAGGCAGAAGCTGGCATGGCGACGTGTTGGCACGGCCTGGGTGGCAGAGGACTGCGGCGCTGGAGCAGCTGAAGGGggcagggggaagaggagggattAATCCAGCCTCCCGGGAGAGGAGCAGGCGGCCTGAGAACAGACGGAGAGCTGGGGGGAGTCGGGGAAAACACATCCACGGGCCTTCCAAAGCCTGTGCCGACGCAGGCAAAAAGGCGGCGGTTTCCGCTCGGCTGGCGGCACAGCCTTGGATGGAGCGGGATGAGGGGAATGGGAAAACACAGCAGCCTTGGGGGCCCTGGGTTCCTCTGACCCCCAAGCCCGAGACGTTTCTGAAGAAGAGAACATAGCTTTGGTTTTTTCAGGAAGCATTTGCCCACCGAGCTTTGGGAGAGAAAGTGATTTTCACACCCTGCGGCTCTGCCCGCCAGCCACCTGCCTTAACACACAGAGCCACGGCCGTGGGAAGGGAGGCTGCCAGCACAGCGGCGGTCTCCGGAGACTCCTCCGGGGGAGCCCCCAGCCAGCCGCGCCGCCACGCCGAGGGCATCAGGCTCCACTGCCGCCGTCTCCGCGCTCCAGGGCAAGAACAGAAACCACGACTCCGCCTCGTTAACATCCAGGTGCTTTTTTAGAATATGTGATTttgcttcaattaaaaaaaaaaacaaaaacaaaaacagaacccaGTCCCTTATCACTATTGAGTCTATCTTCCCTTCCCAAGAGACTCCGCGTGAGATAATAACTTAAACGCTTGTGGACGGAGGTGCTGTCTTCCTAGTGGGAGGTCTTCTTGGCTCCTTTCCCAAACTTGGCGTCGAGACCGAGACCTAGGGAAAGGGAGAAGCGGGGCTTGGCTCGAGGGGCAAATGAAAGCCACCAGTGAGGGTGGAGGGAACAGCACGCCTGGTTCTCCTGAACAGGGGCTTTAAAAAATCAACTGCACGGGGTCggcactgcggtgcagtgggttagcaccctggcctgaagcgccggcatcccatatgggcgccagttcaagtcccggctgctccacttccaatccagctctctgctgtggcctgggaaagcagtggaagatggcccaagtccttgggcccctgcacccatgtgggagacccagaagaagctcctggcttctggctttggatcggcacagctctggtcattgcagctatctggggagtgaaccaacagatggaagacctctctctctctctctgcctctcctctctctgtgtaactctgactttcaaataaataagtaaatctttaaaaaaaaaaacaaactgcagaactcgagttttcttttttcttttttgacagacagtggacagtgagagagagagacagagagaaaggtcttcctttcaccctccaatggctactgcggctggtgcaccacgccgatccaaagccaagagccaggtacttctcctggtctcccatgcgggtgcagggcccaaggacttgggccatcctccactgcactccctggccacagcagagagctggcctggaagaggggcaaccgggacaggatcggtgccccgaccgggactagaacccagtgtgccggcgccgcaggcagaggattagcctgttgagccgcggcgccggcctgaactcgAGTTTTCTGTCACTCCCAGCACAGCGCAGCGGCACTCCATGAAAACGCTTCCCAGATCCTGGTGACACACAGGAGGGGTCTTCTAAAACGCCATGGTAATACACACTATGGAAAAACCAGACCTGGCTTCAAGATTCCTGGCACACAAAAGCCCCTTTAATTTCCCCACAAACTTCCCAATGTCCTTGCCTGCGTGTGCGCGTGCACATGTGCAGGACTGAAGGAAGCCTGGTGCGAACTTGTAAGCTGTCTCCGTTTGCTCGCCCTCAGCAGCCCAAGTCAGGAGGGAATAAGCTAAGCCCAGTCTGGAGAAATCGACGACAGAAACCGCTACGATGAAATGTGTATAGGAGACTGGACCAGAAACCAAGCTTCCCTTTCTCCTAAGGTTTTCTCTGAAATCACCACCCACTGCACAAaggcgcgcgtgtgtgtgtggcccGAGACGCGTGCTGGGAAGGGACTTACCCAGGAACACCAGCACAGTGCCCACCCACTGCATGGCGCTGATGGGGTTGGCGAAGAGGATCACGGAGGCCAGAATAGTGAAGAACTTCCGAGTTGTGGTGATGATGGAGCAGGTCAGGGGCCCGAAGTAGACGACTGTCATGAAGATGAAGCTCTAGGGACAGAACAGGGGCCAAGCTGCCTCTCATCCACCTGCGTGAGACCCTTCCACCCTCCTTCTCCCAGCCAGACCAGCCATCCGGTCCCCAAGAAGCAACTCACCTGGCCCAGGGCACTGGACAGGCCGAAGAGCAGGATGTTATAGATGACGGCGGGGAACCTCTCGGCAAATCGCAGGAACTCCCAGAGCTCCCCAGTGAACAGGAGTCCTAGGAAGAAACAGCATCTCAGGTGCATGCCCACACAcgcgtatacacacacacacacacccctctgccCTGGCCCGTGGCTTGCCGAAGTtcagtgggggaggctggggcacGGCCAAGTGCACACAGTGGGTGTGTCTGAGCACGTCCCTTTTTTGGAGGGGGGTGGATTAGAGAAACTAACTCAAGACTCAGTTTTGTGAGAAAGGCCTTAAAACTAATCAGTCATTTCTACCAGTGTGACTGAAAGCAGAGCTGCTCGGATGCCAGGGAGACCCTGAGCCACATGTCGCCAGCTCAGCGAcacctccagcctccagcacggcccacctgcagccctcagcTGCCTCTCCCACTAACCCAGGCCACAGGACGCAAAGCTCTCTCTACCCTGGCCAGACTGGAAAAAGGTGAAACAGCACTCAGTGCAAAacaaatgtgttcttttttttttttttaatttgataggcagagatagacagacacacagagagagtgctCCTATCTGCCGGTCCATTCCCAACAaccagggccagaccaggccgaagctgggagccaggaactcaatccaggtctcccacgtgggtggcagggaccaattacctaggctatcacctgctgcttccagggtctgCCTTGACAGGAAGCCacgatcaggagccagaggtgagactcgatcccaggcactctgacatgggatgccagtgtctaaACATCAGACCAAACACCAGCCCTGGCATTCACGTTTGAACTGGATGCAGCAGGTACCCAAGTCTGTCCTGTGAGCACTCTGCCAACATCTCACGTCCCTCACGCCAGGGAAAGACCCCAGGAGCCGTCACATGTGTTACTGCTCTGTCTTCCCCGACACCTGACAAAGGCCTGACCCACATGTGCTGGAAACGAGTAGCAAGCAGCTCCTGCTGGGGCAGGTCTTCCAGGAAGGTTTCTAAGGGGCTTGGAGCAAAGGCATCTCGGAACCAGTTTAGGCCCGTGCTCTAGGCCGAGTGAGCAAGTGGCAGCTGGGCTAGGGATGAAGCGGAGGCGGGCAGCCTGCCCTCTGGTGGCACACTCAAAGAACAGCAGGGCTGCTGCTCACCAGCTCCCAGCAGCAACGTGGACCAAAGGTTGATGTTCAGCATCATGTGGTTGGAGCCGGTCTGATAGTGAGCTCGCATGTGGTCCTGGGAAACGCCTGTCAGTCCATCCAGGGTCAGAGACAGCAGCtgagaaagaaagggagcagCGCTCGGTGAGGTGACCAGCAGGCCCCTCCCTAACCCAGGACGTGGGACTCTCGCGCTGCCTTGAGACAGAACTTCAGAACAGAACGGTGCCGTTCAGTCACAGGTGGCGGCGGGGAGAGCATgctcgccctcccctccccaggcaccGGCCTGCTAGCCACACAGCACGTCTGGAGCAGGGGCACAGCAGGAAGCCCACCACTCCCCGACAGGACGCCTCGCAGCTGCCGTGCAGGGCCTTGGGTAGGCTGTGGAGAGCCACGCTGCTCTCCGTCAGctggagaagaggaagacagTCCCTGCAGGTTTTCACGTCCCGGCCTGGAGCACAGGGCTCCAGAGAATGGATCTGGTCCGACTGCTGGGACCGGCATACTGACTCTGCTGCTGCAACAGCCACGTGACCGTGGACACGGACAAGCGACTGAACCTCGCTGTCCTGCGTGTCCGTCTGTAAAATGCAGATCCTGCCTGTGTTATGAGAACAGTGCTGGCAAAGCTTGTTAAGAAATAAACTACTTGGAGCAGCACCTCACACACAAGCAACAGCTACTACTGTCCCCGGCCTTCGGCCTCCAGGCGCCCGGGCTGGCCAGGGTGAGAGACATTCCGCCCCTCTCGTCCTCAGGCCTGTGACCTCACACCAGGTTAGACCCAGGCCTCCGCCTCTCCGGCTCCCCCTGCCGGCCTGAGCAGAGAGGGGATGCTGCAGCCAGACACGCACTTGGGGCAGGGGCGTCACAACCTCCAGAGGCCTTCAGAAAGTTTGGAGAAACGTGTATCACAAAAATGCATGCATGAATTGCCtaattccctccctccttccctctcttttcttttttcggcaccaaaataaacttttccttgAGTTAGTTTCTCCAGGACCATCCCAAAGCGCGCGGCGGCCGCAGCGGGCCTGCGTACCAGAAGCAGCTCGCCGTAGCCCACCGTGTGCTCCTCAGCCCCGCCGCCCTTCTTGGGTTTGTACATGAAGAGGGCCACTCCAGCCACAATAAGCAACACACACAGGTACTTGGCCAGCGGGTACTTCTTCTTCAAGAGGGTCACCCCAAGGAGCATGACTGCAGAGAGAAACAGGGCGGGACATTCAGGTACCCACAGGCATTGAGGACCCCAACACCCCTCTCCTCGGAACCCAGCGAGGCTTTGGAAGCAGGGACTGTCGGAGAGGGAGGGGACACAGAGAAGAGACGCAGCGCCGTGCTGGCACTCAGATAAAGACGACTGAGCAAGAGAGCTGATTTAAGGTGGGGAGAAGGCCGAGAACAAAGGTGCAAAGTCCTCGGGAGGAGCGGGGTGAGGTGGGGACAGCATGATGACAGTGCGCACACGCAGGACGCTGCCACGCCTGCCCAGCGAGCCCAACACGGTCAGCCTCCAGCTCAGGGAAGCATGAGCAGCCAAGCCCGCCACAGGAAGCCACAGGGCTGATGGCACAGGCAGGGGGAGTTGCTGGGGGCAGCTAGGGCGGGGTGAGGAAGTCCAGAGGGCACAGAGCTCTGGCAGAGGAAAGGGATCGAACTAGGAAAGGTGGAGGCGGAAGAGGGAGACAGCCGCTTCTGCTTACCTGGGATCGGCTTGCAGGATTTACCAAGGACCTGAAATTAAATTCAGCAAATGATTTCTAAGCGGCTGTGCTGCGCCAGGTGCTGAGCAAGCGCTGCGTGGAGTTAGGATGAGTGAGAGCGAGGCCTGCACCGGGGACTTCAGTCCCCGCATGCTGCCCACTCCCACGAAGCCCAGGCTCCACGTTCTGCATGCTCTGCGCTTCTCAAACGCACTCTCCCGGGGCTGTTCTCCTCTAACTGAAGTCACAGACCCGAGAGGAGGCCCCTCGGTCCTCTTCAGACTCTGACCAACCCTCACCCCACGCCGGGGCTTCACCTGAGTCGGGTAGTTGACAAACTGCAGTGCTGAGTTGCTGGAGACCATGGCACCCAGATAGGAGACAGAACAGACAGCATAGAGCCAGCTCCGAGTTCGGTCCACCCTGGCAGTGTCAAAAAACTGGATCACTgggagaagacaaaaaaaaaaaagaaagaaagaaacatacaaGAGAAACCTGGTGGGGCTAGGA from Lepus europaeus isolate LE1 chromosome 18, mLepTim1.pri, whole genome shotgun sequence encodes the following:
- the SLC35B1 gene encoding solute carrier family 35 member B1 isoform X2: MVSSNSALQFVNYPTQVLGKSCKPIPVMLLGVTLLKKKYPLAKYLCVLLIVAGVALFMYKPKKGGGAEEHTVGYGELLLLLSLTLDGLTGVSQDHMRAHYQTGSNHMMLNINLWSTLLLGAGLLFTGELWEFLRFAERFPAVIYNILLFGLSSALGQSFIFMTVVYFGPLTCSIITTTRKFFTILASVILFANPISAMQWVGTVLVFLGLGLDAKFGKGAKKTSH
- the SLC35B1 gene encoding solute carrier family 35 member B1 isoform X1, with product MRPLPPVGDVRLELSPPPPPLPLPAVSGSPVGSSGRLMAASSSLVPDRLRLPLCFLGVFVCYFYYGILQEKITRGKYGEGPKQETFTFALTLVFIQCVINAVFAKILIQFFDTARVDRTRSWLYAVCSVSYLGAMVSSNSALQFVNYPTQVLGKSCKPIPVMLLGVTLLKKKYPLAKYLCVLLIVAGVALFMYKPKKGGGAEEHTVGYGELLLLLSLTLDGLTGVSQDHMRAHYQTGSNHMMLNINLWSTLLLGAGLLFTGELWEFLRFAERFPAVIYNILLFGLSSALGQSFIFMTVVYFGPLTCSIITTTRKFFTILASVILFANPISAMQWVGTVLVFLGLGLDAKFGKGAKKTSH